A DNA window from Spirochaeta cellobiosiphila DSM 17781 contains the following coding sequences:
- a CDS encoding glycoside hydrolase, with translation MKKGDYCNELSKKKLLIIVLLVIILGCKSQNIECIGNPSDYVKVQNNTLILTSEDKEININLTTLEANYRDDIGMQTLISQAVTNKRHVILDLDNSIIKYPKEGLEIRFSFIDNTLNLSFHSTTPQTITWPSIEMEQVSSSLIWPHYEGSYIPLNDKVWLDFLESRSWNTTTHQYMSFWGIERGSSLFTYLVENPFHNEILFTDNDDRVTMNLTHNLGEDISYQIHFDRNVSPITPGKYFRKYLMEKDGILSLKDKMKIAPNVSRLIGAPHAYVWLGSPIGISDIKEDSWIAFAKAILGVDDHLLAMLGENSESVVEMANAPDAYEYLKVWMVEALSKVLLSPDYYDRDIWPLKSIPSSYIGTVENIIDNKIVTSKDLLSFNSYLLYQGYHEYLSDPRTWGNGVSTKMVEAITRDMDKFILTCNGVENVEIRPHVASYATDKGLLFGAYDEYYSIHDPDNPEWPTAKYDRKLYETGYISNKDKEPMEGFGGIGYLLSPIAARPYFEERIDRNFNKVPYSYYFLDCDGWGDFFDDYYPNRRISSREDALARAARIDYIFNKYHIPVGTEGGSYLVSNNLSVAEGVFMPTLDGIFDDPDLNINEMSPYFLGRSFPSYEPEQFFLPVPMKEKYVHLYSDPRFRLPLYEAVFHDSIVTTAHYASSSLKFTNIAETTALTEILYQVAPMYHFNVNYYHDIKDKIKKHNKIFEKTHSYSYQYPLEDFEFLTEDRLIQKTSFGDLEIIANYRNEDFSTKGISIPKRSVRLHWTTTGGIILYNDEILSKDITYTTDIELLLSAINSNSLIEKEKGIIAASNLGTQAKDSIPLLIDNLTNEEWVIRKASAKALANMGPQAIRALPQLIKALGDEEWQVRRPVAYAIASLGEEARPAIPALMDALNDEEWQVRKPVVLALGAIGKDAKRSLPYLKEMLDDPEIQVVDAAKKAIQKIKY, from the coding sequence TTGAAAAAAGGAGATTATTGTAATGAATTATCGAAAAAAAAATTATTAATTATTGTATTACTAGTAATTATTCTAGGGTGTAAAAGCCAAAATATCGAATGTATTGGTAATCCTTCAGATTATGTAAAGGTACAGAATAATACTCTAATCCTTACATCAGAAGATAAAGAGATTAATATCAATTTAACCACACTCGAAGCTAATTATCGTGATGATATAGGAATGCAAACCTTAATATCTCAAGCTGTGACCAATAAAAGACATGTCATTCTAGATTTAGATAATAGTATTATCAAATATCCCAAAGAGGGCTTAGAGATTCGTTTTAGTTTTATTGATAATACACTTAATCTATCTTTTCATTCCACAACTCCTCAAACTATTACTTGGCCTTCTATTGAAATGGAGCAGGTTAGTAGTTCCTTAATATGGCCGCATTATGAAGGGAGCTACATTCCTTTAAATGATAAAGTCTGGTTAGATTTCCTAGAATCTAGATCATGGAACACTACCACCCATCAGTATATGTCCTTTTGGGGGATTGAAAGAGGATCCTCTCTATTCACTTACCTAGTAGAAAATCCTTTCCATAATGAAATCCTTTTCACAGATAATGATGATAGAGTTACAATGAACTTGACTCATAACTTAGGAGAGGACATATCTTATCAGATCCACTTTGATAGAAACGTTTCTCCCATTACTCCGGGTAAGTACTTTCGGAAATATCTTATGGAAAAAGATGGTATCCTTAGCTTAAAAGATAAAATGAAGATTGCTCCGAATGTATCTCGCCTCATTGGTGCCCCCCACGCTTATGTTTGGTTGGGAAGTCCTATCGGGATTAGTGATATCAAGGAGGATAGTTGGATTGCTTTTGCCAAAGCCATACTTGGGGTTGATGATCACCTCTTAGCTATGCTTGGAGAAAACTCTGAGTCTGTTGTAGAAATGGCTAATGCACCAGACGCCTATGAATATTTGAAAGTGTGGATGGTAGAAGCTTTGTCAAAAGTTCTCCTATCACCAGACTATTATGACAGAGATATATGGCCTTTAAAATCTATCCCTTCTAGTTACATAGGTACTGTTGAGAATATTATAGATAATAAAATAGTAACGTCAAAAGATCTTCTATCCTTTAATAGTTATCTATTATATCAAGGGTATCACGAGTATTTAAGCGATCCTCGAACATGGGGGAATGGTGTCTCTACAAAAATGGTAGAGGCCATTACCAGGGACATGGATAAATTCATTTTAACCTGTAATGGTGTGGAAAATGTTGAAATCCGGCCTCATGTTGCTTCTTATGCCACGGATAAGGGATTGCTTTTTGGGGCTTATGATGAGTACTATTCTATTCATGATCCTGACAATCCCGAGTGGCCTACTGCTAAATATGATAGAAAGCTTTATGAGACAGGATATATAAGCAATAAAGACAAGGAACCAATGGAAGGATTCGGGGGAATCGGTTATCTATTGAGTCCTATTGCCGCTAGACCTTATTTTGAAGAGAGAATTGATAGAAATTTTAATAAAGTCCCTTATTCCTACTACTTTCTAGATTGTGATGGGTGGGGGGATTTCTTTGATGATTATTACCCAAATCGAAGGATCTCTTCCAGAGAAGATGCCCTAGCTAGAGCTGCACGTATAGACTACATATTTAATAAGTATCACATTCCAGTGGGAACAGAAGGGGGAAGCTATTTAGTCTCAAATAATTTATCAGTCGCTGAAGGTGTCTTTATGCCTACTCTGGATGGAATCTTTGATGATCCCGATCTAAATATCAATGAAATGTCTCCTTATTTCCTAGGGCGATCCTTTCCCAGTTACGAACCGGAACAATTCTTCTTACCTGTACCAATGAAGGAAAAGTATGTTCATTTGTATAGTGATCCTAGATTCAGACTTCCCTTATATGAGGCCGTTTTCCATGATTCTATTGTGACAACTGCACATTACGCTTCCAGTTCTCTCAAGTTCACGAATATAGCTGAAACTACAGCTTTAACAGAGATCCTTTATCAAGTAGCACCTATGTATCATTTTAATGTCAATTATTACCATGATATAAAAGATAAAATAAAAAAGCATAACAAAATATTTGAGAAAACCCATTCCTATTCCTATCAATATCCCCTTGAAGATTTTGAGTTCCTTACAGAAGACAGATTAATCCAGAAAACATCTTTTGGTGATTTGGAAATAATTGCCAACTATCGTAATGAGGATTTTTCCACGAAAGGTATAAGTATACCTAAACGAAGTGTTCGGCTTCATTGGACCACAACGGGAGGTATTATCCTATATAATGATGAGATACTCTCAAAGGATATAACTTATACAACGGATATTGAACTACTCCTGTCTGCTATTAACAGTAATTCCCTAATAGAAAAAGAAAAGGGAATCATAGCTGCCAGTAATTTAGGTACACAAGCCAAAGATAGTATTCCTCTGTTGATTGATAATTTGACAAATGAGGAATGGGTCATTCGAAAAGCATCTGCTAAAGCCCTTGCGAATATGGGACCACAGGCTATTAGGGCCTTACCGCAATTAATTAAGGCTTTAGGTGATGAAGAATGGCAAGTCCGTCGACCTGTTGCCTATGCCATTGCCTCCTTGGGAGAAGAAGCGCGCCCTGCGATTCCAGCC